One Streptomyces sp. V4I8 genomic window carries:
- a CDS encoding ABC transporter ATP-binding protein — protein sequence MTDTAVDQGQPAVEGDRSTRAAVATMYRLTTGHRASITVATLLTLVGSALGLAQPLVAKQVVDASGRGQVLWPLLLLLAGLFVTEAATGAVGRFVLERMGEGVVRGLRHSLVGRLLRLEMKEYDRHRSGDLISRVTADTTLLREVVSQALVDLVTGALVAAGAIVLMLWIDPLLLLLVAFTVAAAAVIVASLLKGIRAASERMQTSVGAIAADLERALGALPMVRVHRAEDREAARIGERVEAAYSAGVRTAKLASVMSPAVELAVQGSFLIVLVIGGLRVNGHTNSLGDLVAFLLYASYLVLPLSSVFRAVGLIQRGMGAYQRIEQALSLPAEPSQAQTPAARARTREAARQTVSYEEPALALRNLSFGYDPDRPVLRGVSFTVPHRQQTALVGRSGAGKSTIFALIARFHEPDSGTLLFDGMPAAELSRTACRERIAVVDQNTHVVHGTLWDNITYATPDATQAEVQHVVELAQLEGVVRRLPGGLSGMLGERGGTLSAGERQRVALARALLARPSILLLDEPTSHLDTINETALTTVMKDVARECALLVIAHRLSTVQHADQIVVLDNGRTTAQGRHQELLTSSPIYRELAAGQMLRPAGAQTSPVTTVRPHPRHPL from the coding sequence ATGACCGACACCGCCGTGGATCAGGGGCAGCCAGCGGTCGAGGGGGACCGCTCCACCCGGGCCGCGGTCGCCACCATGTACCGGCTCACCACCGGCCACCGGGCCTCCATCACCGTCGCCACCCTACTCACCCTCGTCGGCTCCGCGCTCGGGCTTGCCCAGCCGCTCGTTGCCAAGCAGGTCGTGGACGCGAGCGGGCGCGGACAGGTGTTGTGGCCACTGCTGCTGCTCCTGGCCGGGCTGTTCGTCACCGAAGCGGCGACCGGCGCGGTAGGCCGCTTCGTCCTGGAGCGCATGGGCGAAGGCGTCGTACGAGGGCTGCGCCACAGCCTGGTCGGGCGGTTGCTCCGGCTGGAGATGAAGGAGTACGACCGGCACCGCAGTGGCGACCTGATCTCCCGGGTCACCGCCGACACCACCCTGCTCAGAGAAGTCGTCTCCCAGGCGCTGGTCGACCTGGTGACGGGCGCCCTCGTCGCCGCGGGGGCGATCGTCCTCATGCTGTGGATCGACCCGCTGCTGCTGCTCCTGGTCGCCTTCACCGTGGCTGCCGCCGCCGTGATCGTCGCCTCGCTGCTGAAGGGCATCCGGGCTGCCTCCGAACGCATGCAGACCTCCGTCGGCGCGATCGCCGCTGACCTCGAACGCGCCCTCGGCGCCCTGCCGATGGTCCGGGTCCACCGAGCCGAGGACCGTGAAGCAGCGCGCATCGGAGAGCGCGTCGAGGCGGCCTACAGTGCCGGCGTACGGACCGCGAAACTCGCCTCCGTGATGAGCCCCGCGGTCGAACTCGCCGTCCAGGGCTCCTTCCTGATCGTCCTGGTCATCGGCGGCCTGCGGGTAAACGGCCACACCAACTCCCTCGGCGACCTGGTCGCCTTCCTACTGTACGCCTCCTACCTGGTCCTACCGCTGTCCTCGGTCTTCCGCGCGGTCGGCCTGATCCAGCGTGGGATGGGCGCCTACCAGCGCATCGAGCAGGCCCTGTCCCTGCCGGCGGAGCCCTCGCAAGCCCAGACGCCGGCTGCCCGGGCACGTACGCGCGAGGCGGCCCGGCAGACCGTCTCGTACGAGGAGCCCGCTCTCGCCCTGCGCAATCTCAGCTTTGGCTACGACCCGGACCGGCCGGTGCTGCGCGGCGTCTCGTTCACCGTCCCCCACCGGCAGCAGACGGCCCTGGTCGGCCGGTCAGGTGCCGGAAAGAGCACGATCTTCGCCCTCATCGCCAGATTCCACGAACCGGACTCCGGGACCCTGCTCTTCGACGGCATGCCCGCCGCCGAACTGAGTCGCACCGCATGCCGCGAGCGCATCGCCGTCGTCGACCAGAACACCCACGTCGTCCACGGCACCCTGTGGGACAACATCACCTACGCCACGCCCGACGCCACCCAGGCAGAAGTGCAACACGTCGTCGAGCTCGCCCAGCTGGAAGGCGTCGTGCGGCGGCTGCCAGGCGGCTTGTCGGGAATGCTCGGCGAACGCGGCGGCACCCTGTCAGCGGGAGAGCGCCAGCGGGTGGCCCTGGCCCGCGCCCTGCTCGCCCGCCCCTCGATCCTCCTGCTCGACGAGCCCACCTCCCACCTCGACACCATCAATGAGACCGCGCTCACCACAGTGATGAAGGACGTCGCCCGGGAATGCGCCCTGCTGGTCATCGCACACCGGCTCTCCACCGTCCAGCACGCCGACCAGATCGTCGTACTGGACAACGGCCGCACCACCGCCCAAGGACGTCACCAGGAACTACTCACCAGCAGCCCCATTTACCGCGAACTGGCCGCCGGACAGATGCTCCGCCCGGCAGGCGCCCAGACCTCCCCCGTGACGACCGTCCGCCCCCACCCACGCCACCCGCTGTGA
- a CDS encoding integrase core domain-containing protein yields MFHSDRGSNYTSEQFAKTLGRLGIRQSVGRTGICYDNALAESFFATLKNERVHRTVYPTREHAYRDIARYIEARTIRNAATRDSGIGPHERSTTST; encoded by the coding sequence ATATTCCACTCGGACCGCGGCAGTAATTACACCTCTGAGCAGTTCGCCAAGACGCTGGGCAGACTGGGCATCCGGCAGTCCGTCGGACGGACCGGTATCTGTTATGACAATGCCCTGGCGGAATCATTCTTCGCAACCCTCAAAAACGAACGGGTCCATCGGACTGTCTACCCCACCCGCGAGCACGCCTACCGTGACATTGCCCGCTACATAGAGGCCCGCACAATACGAAACGCCGCCACTCGGGACTCGGGTATCGGACCCCACGAGAGGTCAACGACGAGTACCTAA
- a CDS encoding cold-shock protein, with amino-acid sequence MATGTVKWFNAEKGFGFIDQDGDGPDVFVHFSAIQSTGGYRSLDENQKVEFEITQGPKGPQADNVRTV; translated from the coding sequence ATGGCAACAGGCACGGTGAAGTGGTTCAACGCCGAAAAGGGATTCGGCTTCATCGACCAGGACGGTGACGGCCCGGACGTGTTCGTCCACTTCTCCGCGATCCAGTCGACAGGGGGCTACCGCTCGTTGGACGAGAACCAGAAGGTGGAGTTCGAGATCACCCAGGGCCCCAAGGGCCCCCAGGCCGACAACGTTCGCACCGTCTGA
- a CDS encoding IS1380 family transposase, protein MSKRTEWADDLSLSASGKKLVGKAGIVPVRRLADKVGLTDALGAALVRRGFRPVHDRGTVLVSAACAVLLGARSMAGIDVMRQTSLVLGSPASASTLWRTLEAIGPVQLTKIASARARTRIHVHQQLDLRPGGFPWIKVNGRELTGVTVLDLDASVVPAHSGKEGAEPNFKGYGHHPLLMFCDNTEELLVNRLRPGSAGSNTADDHISVSIEGLRQLPTRRRRRVLFRTDGAGATMEFLTWITSGGGNAANRWEYSVGHTRDDDFWKALAKVPATAWTPALDHKGQPRKDADLVEITDMLDLTGWPEGMRVIVRREPIHPKYERELKPYEKKTDYRYQAIATNTTGGQLQFLDARARSHTHVEAGIRRGKALSLNLMPSRYFKVNQAWCTLLALATDLARWFQLLATEGKLARAEPATLRTRLLDVPAKLADHARRRELKFDPAWPASTDIVDAWGAVQALPAPG, encoded by the coding sequence GTGTCGAAGCGTACAGAGTGGGCCGATGATCTGTCGCTGTCCGCAAGCGGGAAGAAGCTGGTGGGCAAGGCGGGCATCGTGCCGGTGCGGCGTCTGGCGGACAAGGTCGGGCTGACCGACGCGCTCGGGGCTGCCCTGGTGCGGCGGGGCTTCCGTCCCGTCCATGATCGGGGAACGGTCCTGGTCTCGGCGGCCTGCGCGGTCCTGCTGGGCGCGCGGTCGATGGCCGGGATCGATGTGATGCGCCAGACCTCGCTGGTCCTGGGCAGCCCGGCCTCGGCGTCCACGCTGTGGCGGACCCTGGAGGCGATCGGACCGGTCCAGCTGACGAAGATCGCCTCCGCACGGGCCCGGACCCGTATCCACGTCCACCAGCAGCTCGACCTGCGCCCGGGCGGCTTTCCCTGGATCAAGGTCAACGGGCGGGAGCTGACCGGTGTCACGGTGCTGGACCTGGACGCCTCAGTCGTCCCGGCGCATTCCGGCAAGGAGGGAGCCGAGCCCAACTTCAAGGGATATGGCCACCACCCGCTGTTGATGTTCTGCGACAACACCGAAGAACTCCTGGTCAACCGGCTGCGGCCGGGATCGGCGGGATCCAACACCGCCGATGACCACATCTCGGTGAGTATCGAGGGCCTGCGTCAGCTGCCCACCCGCCGTCGGCGCCGGGTCCTGTTCCGCACCGACGGCGCCGGAGCCACGATGGAGTTCCTCACCTGGATCACCTCCGGCGGCGGCAACGCGGCCAACCGCTGGGAGTACTCCGTCGGCCACACCCGCGACGACGACTTCTGGAAGGCCCTGGCCAAGGTCCCGGCCACCGCGTGGACGCCGGCCCTGGACCACAAGGGCCAGCCGCGCAAGGACGCCGACCTCGTCGAGATCACCGACATGCTCGACCTGACCGGCTGGCCGGAAGGGATGCGGGTGATCGTTCGCCGCGAACCCATCCACCCCAAGTACGAGCGCGAGCTCAAGCCGTACGAGAAGAAGACCGACTACCGCTACCAGGCCATCGCCACCAACACCACCGGCGGGCAACTGCAGTTCCTCGACGCCCGAGCCCGCTCCCACACCCACGTCGAGGCCGGCATCCGACGCGGCAAGGCCCTCTCCCTCAACCTGATGCCCTCCCGCTACTTCAAGGTCAACCAAGCCTGGTGCACCCTCCTCGCCCTGGCCACCGACCTCGCCCGCTGGTTCCAACTCCTGGCCACCGAAGGCAAACTCGCCCGGGCCGAGCCCGCCACTCTGCGCACCCGACTCCTGGACGTCCCCGCGAAACTCGCCGACCACGCCCGAAGACGCGAGCTGAAATTCGACCCCGCCTGGCCCGCATCCACCGACATCGTCGACGCCTGGGGCGCCGTCCAGGCCCTGCCCGCCCCCGGCTGA
- a CDS encoding IS1182 family transposase: MRVRDHLAEVFDDALFAEAFPGRGAPAQSPALLALVTVLQFTENLTDRQAADAARDRLSWKYALGAELSDTGFDFCALSRFRSRLAGDGMERVLFDRLLEHCREAGLVKAGGKQRTDSTHVISAVRDLNRTELAGESVRAALEALAVAAPSWLAGVIDVAEFAERYGPRVDGWTMPSSKTKRERLAQIFGQDALVLCRAAWSDRAPAWIREIEAVALLRKVLVQTYTVRLDARGREVVSKRDADNDGVPPGSTRLASPYDPDARWSAKGDDLFWCGYKIHLTETCHAPAEAEAEAEAEACLRALAPNLITDVHTTDATVPDVKATEPIQKNLTEREVTPAEHYLDSGYPSADLITAAAGQGITMVTPLLGDHSPQARTAEGFDKSAFRIDWKARQVRCPEGSTSAGWYPVTQHGRDAIVIDFARADCRPCPSRDKCTSSVRGTRMLTLQPRELHERTATARAEQDTESWRAKYALRAGVEGTVNQALDVTGIRRARYRGLPKVRVQHAFSATALNVVRLDAWWTTNPLHKPRTSRLERLNCRLAS, encoded by the coding sequence ATGCGGGTCCGTGACCACCTTGCCGAGGTCTTCGATGACGCGTTGTTCGCCGAGGCGTTTCCCGGTCGTGGCGCTCCTGCTCAGTCCCCGGCCCTGCTCGCCCTGGTGACGGTGCTGCAGTTCACCGAGAACCTCACCGACCGGCAGGCCGCGGACGCGGCGCGGGACCGGCTGTCGTGGAAGTACGCCCTGGGCGCTGAGTTGTCCGATACCGGCTTCGACTTCTGCGCGTTGTCGAGGTTCCGTTCTCGGCTGGCCGGCGACGGGATGGAACGGGTGCTCTTCGACCGGCTGTTGGAGCACTGCCGGGAGGCCGGGCTGGTCAAGGCCGGTGGCAAGCAGCGCACCGACTCCACCCATGTGATCAGCGCGGTCCGTGACCTGAACCGCACCGAGCTGGCCGGGGAGAGTGTGCGGGCGGCGCTGGAGGCACTGGCGGTGGCGGCGCCGTCCTGGCTGGCCGGAGTGATCGACGTCGCCGAGTTCGCCGAACGCTACGGGCCGCGCGTCGATGGCTGGACGATGCCGTCGTCGAAGACCAAGCGGGAGCGACTCGCCCAGATATTCGGCCAGGACGCGCTGGTCCTGTGTCGGGCTGCCTGGTCCGACCGTGCCCCGGCATGGATCCGTGAGATCGAGGCGGTCGCCCTGCTGAGGAAGGTCCTCGTGCAGACATACACCGTCCGCCTCGATGCCCGGGGACGGGAGGTGGTCAGCAAGCGGGACGCCGACAATGACGGTGTCCCGCCCGGCAGTACCCGCCTGGCCTCCCCCTACGACCCCGACGCCCGCTGGTCCGCCAAGGGTGATGACCTCTTCTGGTGCGGCTACAAGATCCATCTCACCGAGACCTGTCACGCTCCGGCCGAAGCCGAAGCCGAAGCCGAAGCCGAAGCCTGTCTCCGTGCCCTGGCACCGAACCTGATCACCGACGTGCACACCACCGACGCCACCGTGCCCGATGTGAAGGCGACCGAGCCGATCCAGAAGAACCTCACCGAGCGCGAGGTGACGCCCGCCGAGCACTATCTCGACTCCGGCTACCCCTCAGCCGACCTGATCACTGCCGCCGCCGGGCAGGGCATCACCATGGTCACTCCACTCCTGGGCGACCACTCGCCCCAGGCCAGGACCGCCGAGGGCTTCGACAAGAGCGCCTTCCGTATCGACTGGAAGGCCCGTCAGGTCCGCTGCCCCGAGGGCTCCACCAGTGCCGGCTGGTATCCGGTCACCCAGCACGGCCGTGACGCCATCGTGATCGACTTCGCCCGCGCCGACTGCCGCCCCTGTCCTTCACGGGACAAGTGCACCAGCTCCGTCCGCGGCACCCGCATGCTCACCCTGCAGCCCCGCGAACTCCACGAACGCACCGCCACGGCCCGTGCCGAGCAGGACACCGAATCCTGGAGAGCCAAGTACGCCCTCCGCGCGGGTGTCGAGGGCACCGTCAACCAGGCCCTCGACGTCACCGGCATCCGCCGGGCCCGCTACCGCGGCCTGCCGAAAGTCCGAGTCCAGCACGCCTTCTCCGCCACCGCGCTCAACGTGGTCCGGCTCGACGCCTGGTGGACCACCAACCCACTACACAAACCCCGCACCAGCAGACTCGAGCGCCTCAACTGCCGACTCGCCAGCTGA
- a CDS encoding IS110 family transposase, giving the protein MPSITQSTAPCHVPADAEEDILLGVDTHKDVHAAAVISTIGAVLDGRSFPATAEGYRQLLSWAGSFGILRRAGVECTGSYGAALTRQLRAEGIEVTEVNQPDKAARRRHGKTDAVDAEAAARAVLSGRATATAKTSDGPVETLRLFKLAKNSAVKSRTQTINQLKSILVSADPALRELLAGLNNPHLVKQCAELDDQTATGPAAAARHTLRLLARRIQHLTEEIDDLNKRIAQAVKATVPGLLDVYGVGPDSASALLIAAGDNPERLASEASSAALCGTSPVEASSGKTQRRRLNRGGDRQANAALYRIILSRLRWDHRTQNYLQRRLTEGKTRREIIRCLKRYIAREIYRLIVPTKQATDHPDPTQATA; this is encoded by the coding sequence ATGCCCAGCATCACGCAGTCCACGGCCCCATGTCACGTGCCGGCCGACGCCGAGGAAGACATCCTGCTCGGCGTTGACACCCACAAGGACGTCCACGCTGCAGCCGTCATCAGTACCATTGGCGCTGTTCTGGACGGCCGCAGCTTCCCTGCGACCGCTGAGGGATATCGTCAACTCCTATCCTGGGCAGGCTCGTTCGGCATACTACGGCGGGCAGGGGTCGAGTGCACCGGATCCTACGGGGCAGCCCTGACACGTCAGCTGCGGGCCGAGGGCATCGAGGTGACCGAGGTCAACCAGCCGGACAAGGCCGCCCGGCGCCGCCACGGCAAGACCGACGCCGTCGACGCCGAAGCCGCTGCCCGCGCCGTGCTGTCCGGCCGCGCCACCGCCACGGCGAAGACGAGCGACGGACCGGTGGAAACACTGAGGCTGTTCAAACTGGCCAAGAACTCCGCGGTCAAGTCCCGAACCCAGACCATCAACCAACTCAAGAGCATCCTGGTCTCCGCAGACCCCGCCCTGCGCGAGCTGCTGGCCGGCCTGAACAACCCCCACCTGGTCAAACAGTGCGCCGAACTGGACGACCAGACCGCGACAGGACCGGCAGCGGCCGCCCGCCACACCCTGCGGCTGCTCGCCCGCCGCATCCAGCACCTGACCGAGGAAATCGACGACCTCAACAAGCGGATAGCCCAGGCCGTCAAAGCCACCGTCCCGGGCCTGCTCGACGTGTACGGTGTCGGCCCGGACAGCGCCTCCGCCCTGCTCATCGCGGCCGGGGACAACCCCGAACGCCTCGCAAGCGAGGCATCTTCCGCCGCCTTATGCGGCACCAGCCCCGTCGAAGCATCCTCCGGCAAGACCCAGCGCCGCCGACTCAACCGCGGCGGCGACCGCCAGGCCAACGCCGCCCTCTACCGGATCATCCTCAGCCGCCTGCGCTGGGACCACCGCACCCAGAACTACCTGCAACGACGCCTCACCGAAGGCAAGACACGCCGCGAGATCATCCGCTGCCTCAAGCGATACATCGCACGAGAGATCTACCGGCTCATCGTCCCCACGAAGCAGGCGACCGACCACCCAGACCCCACACAAGCCACTGCTTGA
- a CDS encoding type II toxin-antitoxin system VapC family toxin, translating into MPVEHSSAEHPQGLLDTNIMILRKWINPDELPAEMAISAITLAELSAGPHQVRGNAEQDDYDEHAERARRTDILQRAENEFDPIPFDAEAARIYGRVCAAVITAGRQPRRRTADLMIASIAIAEGLPLFTTNPDDFKGLDNLLTVIPVSRPAVLHDR; encoded by the coding sequence ATGCCCGTTGAGCACTCCTCCGCCGAGCACCCGCAGGGGCTCCTCGACACCAACATCATGATTCTGCGCAAGTGGATCAACCCTGACGAGCTGCCCGCCGAGATGGCCATCAGCGCCATCACCCTGGCCGAACTCTCCGCCGGCCCCCACCAGGTGCGCGGCAATGCCGAACAGGACGATTACGACGAACACGCCGAGCGCGCCCGTCGCACGGACATCCTCCAACGCGCCGAGAATGAGTTCGACCCCATCCCCTTCGACGCGGAAGCCGCCCGCATCTACGGCCGCGTCTGCGCCGCCGTCATCACCGCCGGCCGCCAGCCCCGGCGCCGCACCGCCGACTTGATGATCGCCTCGATCGCCATTGCGGAGGGCCTCCCCCTGTTCACCACCAACCCGGACGACTTCAAGGGCCTTGACAACCTACTCACCGTCATCCCCGTCAGCCGCCCTGCAGTGCTCCACGACCGATAG
- a CDS encoding type II toxin-antitoxin system Phd/YefM family antitoxin: MSTQSEITQRDLRTKSKEIMDAVQSGQSFTVTRDGHRIGELIPLRRRRRFVPRGEFAARSRTASDISPDAFRADQATTVEQEQDDPYAR; this comes from the coding sequence ATGAGCACCCAGTCCGAGATCACCCAGCGCGACCTGCGCACCAAATCCAAAGAGATCATGGATGCCGTCCAAAGCGGCCAGTCCTTCACCGTCACCCGGGATGGGCACCGCATCGGCGAGCTGATCCCTCTGCGACGCCGTCGGCGCTTCGTCCCGCGCGGCGAGTTCGCTGCCAGGTCCCGCACCGCCTCCGACATCTCCCCGGACGCCTTCCGAGCCGACCAGGCAACCACCGTCGAGCAGGAGCAGGATGACCCCTATGCCCGTTGA